The following proteins are co-located in the Cryptococcus neoformans var. neoformans B-3501A chromosome 12, whole genome shotgun sequence genome:
- a CDS encoding hypothetical protein (HMMPfam hit to zf-C3HC4, Zinc finger, C3HC4 type (RING finger), score: 45.0, E(): 2e-10): MARRFVLYGVASTVFAFGVVSTALRTRANFYAAAVSIGKSSGSMMILGNFTLFNAILLGIGVKNLFFGQLRTIEYEHLWEKLWMFLTESLLALAIFRDDFSISFMAMFSVLVFLKCFHWITADRVDYMDQIPPPGPPRQFHIRMVSIISLLMLLDFLFVSYSLETILLEGVSAMIIFASEFIILQATIAGSAARYAVGVIDLRRARGREDAPVWEAKSTYLFYIDLSVDFVKLLTYLMFFTVIFLNYGLPLHILRDVYLTFMSFMGRIRDLMRYRRATRDMDNLYPDATEEELERSGDRTCIICREEMISRNQREREGMQVNEGGPNETPKKLQCGHVFHFHCLRSWLERQQKCPTCRRDVLTRQRPPGLVYNPPMPQEPLRPAPAARPGDHGRDAQLVELMRQNLNEYFPNDNNNRRDGAARISTTQGTNSRAGESSGSQEGTEQRIQRGIWGGPIVPGRFTPAPLGAAPRISSPSTPFTLHRSGQATPTRTVPQIFANQQEDNDNLPSNPRIPQDSPSYYNNSRVVSGNVTPFSSNPPFSFSNTGAARATREEAGQDDNDVRRQVADAALRRLGGMTGSGESLPSVREDKGKEREHMQEENELDRWDAVPRVHAQLAPKQFHALDHDHLSRSNKRPKLDSSAAYTPPFENWTQRIERTSDGTRRGLDERLKLLGQVDERIWGLVGELTRLRSEWEAEDGAVSGTSSRSRSSPGEGAAAPVAASSVSDPPRGDDSGVEQ; encoded by the exons ATGGCACGCCGTTTCGTGCTCTATGGCGTTGCCTCGACCGTGTTCGCCTTTGGCGTGGTCTCTACGGCCCTGCGGACGAGAGCCAACTTTTATGCGGCAGCTGTATCTATTGGAAAGAGCAGCGGATCTATGATG ATACTAGGTAATTTTACCCTCTTCAATGCCATATTATTAGGAATAGGTGTAAAGAATTTATTCTTTGGCCAGCTGCGAACCATCGAATATGAG CATTTATGGGAGAAGTTATGGATGTTCTTAACTGAATCATTGCTGGCACTGGCCATTTTCCG AGATGatttctccatttctttCATGGCCATGTTCAGCGTCTTGGTGTTCTTGAAGTGTTTCCACTGGATTACAGCCGATCGAGTAGACTAT ATGGATCAAATTCCTCCGCCAGGTCCGCCTAGGCAATTCCACATCCGAATGgtctccatcatctccctccttaTGCTCCTCGACTTCCTCTTTGTCTCATATTCTCTCGAAACTATACTTCTCGAGGGTGTGTCCGCCATGATCATCTTTGCATCCGAATTCATCATTCTTCAGGCGACGATCGCCGGCAGCGCAGCTAGGTACGCTGTTGGTGTGATAGATTTGAGACGGGCTcggggaagagaagatgcaCCAGTCTGGGAGGCAAAGAGCACGTACCTCTTCTACATCGATCTTTCTGTTG ACTTTGTCAAACTCCTCACCTACCTCATGTTCTTCAcagtcatcttcctcaactaCGGTCTCCCGCTTCACATTCTCCGTGACGTCTATCTGACCTTCATGTCATTCATGGGCCGAATTCGCGATCTTATGCGTTACCGACGCGCCACGCGTGATATGGACAACTTGTATCCCGACGCCACTGAAGAGGAGCTTGAAAGGTCAGGTGATCGGACGTGTATCATTTGCCGTGAGGAGATGATCTCTCGGAAccaaagggaaagggaagggatgCAAGTTAATGAGGGCGGGCCTAATGAGACGCCAAAGAAACTTCAGTGTGGACATGTGTTCCATTTTCATTGTTTGCGCAGCTGGCTTGAAAGGCAGCAAAAGTGTCCCACTTG TCGCCGAGATGTCCTCACGCGTCAGAGACCTCCTGGTCTCGTGTACAACCCTCCAATGCCCCAGGAACCATTAAGGCCCGCCCCAGCTGCACGTCCAGGTGACCACGGTCGAGACGCCCAGCTTGTCGAGCTGATGCGTCAAAACTTGAATGAGTATTTCCCTAATGATAACAACAATCGTCGGGATGGGGCTGCTAGAATATCTACTACTCAAGGCACAAACTCGCGTGCGGGGGAGAGTTCTGGTTCTCAAGAAGGAACTGAGCAAAGGATACAGAGAGGTATTTGGGGAGGACCTATCGTTCCTGGTCGTTTTACTCCTGCTCCACTTGGTGCGGCTCCCAGAAtatcttcaccttccaccCCCTTCACATTACACCGAAGTGGGCAAGCAACCCCCACTCGAACCGTTCCTCAAATTTTTGCCAATCAGCAGGAAGACAACGACAACCTCCCATCAAATCCTCGTATTCCTCAAGATTCACCGTCATACTATAACAATTCCCGAGTCGTCTCGGGCAACGTCacacccttttcttcaaatccGCCTTTCAGTTTCAGTAATACCGGAGCTGCTAGGGCTAcgagagaagaggctggACAGGATGACAATGATGTTAGAAGGCAGGTTGCGGATGCGGCACTGAGAAGATTAGGGGGTATGACTGGGAGCGGGGAGTCTCTACCTTCTGTCAGAGAAgacaagggaaaggaaagagagcacatgcaagaagaaaacgaGCTGGACCGATGGGACGCTGTACCTCGTGTCCATGCCCAATTAGCTCCCAAGCAATTCCACGCTCTCGACCACGACCATCTATCTCGCTCCAACAAACGGCCTAAACTTGATAGTTCTGCAGCATACACGCCGCCCTTCGAAAACTGGACACAGAGGATAGAGAGGACATCCGATGGTACCAGGCGAGGATTGGATGAGCGGTTAAAGTTGCTGGGTCAGGTAGATGAAAGGATTTGGGGGTTAGTGGGTGAACTAACGAGATTGAGGAGTGAGTGGGAAGCGGAGGATGGCGCAGTGAGCGGGACATCTTCCCGCTCACGTTCGTCACCGGGTGAGGGTGCTGCTGCACCTGTAGCTGCATCATCTGTGTCTGACCCACCAAGGGGGGACGATAGTGGTGTGGAGCAGTAG
- a CDS encoding hypothetical protein (HMMPfam hit to ABC_tran, ABC transporter, score: 284.6, E(): 1.5e-82), with translation MEECLGENDQQRRSSEPLPDRESVQPSSNCNIVEDLELVPIQHTDIPPVTPSQINNPSTLVKLEEQERLHRENEDWRKNALLNLPPPLPYDLVVEKLTIGVPNRKALRWVPSLFKVFAKRKEKDEEEPGKPKKKWILQDVNCECQNGEVLAILGGSGSGKTTLLNAIANRVSGLPTANGEVAYFSVEPHAGVRRGIKLEKGQMKKRIGFVRQQDFLVECLTVRETLTYAAKLRLPNHLSDEAISFIVEQTIDELGLRDAADTVVGGPLRKGISGGEKRRLSIGCALVTLPSVLILDEPTSGLDAFTSYLLLLTLSQLARRGRTIILSIHAPRSDAFEIFDRIALLSKGEIVYSGLRKDCLAWFYSLGHEVERGVNPLDFLIDVSSVDNRTPENEEASIARVRSLVQAWNNRSPAHWADNLEKASMRSSTSFISIDNLSPQGNNSDEVSSNGVGGDDASRDIGARDEQRPGLWKQTRVLTARAHRNVYRNVPQLVGFAIQAVLLGVIIGVTYYQLPETPTGIQSLKNLSFQLIPGVFYLQQVFWIYKFCTDLVIFDREREDRLYDVIPYVLSDFISYLVPSILSPTIYVVLVYFISKLRTDELAANLFISIASTILVQFTTQGLALLSVLFGGIHAGKLTEFISNYELRVYIVGRVPTFHRWRFAQLDFSRTNVPVYVAWIRWISPYFYSFLLGIIATTQFKDRVFDCPAESNANLNQCRGNNVLNGLNFDYTINIGVWFGGLIGLAIIEYALACVVLWGLPAGGVKHASEIDSHHRGKETDVRESHITRDKIDVSVRNLSLMWKRRGRGPLKDREKIILNDLSLDFPAGEVSAILGPSGAGKSTLLQLIAGRQLNPGPLSHYTISGTLLFANKPVSRTTQSNVAFVEQDDDWHLPSLTVRETLTYAAILRLPVKMPKKQKVARAETVLRMLGLKDCADLPIGGALLKGISGGEKRRLSLAVQMINDPAVLVVDEPTSGLDASIALGVMHVLRDIAATGRTVIATIHQPRSDIWKLTDNVTLLAKGGTIAYTGKRSDAVQYFASINHAMPSEFFNPADHLLDLVSIDPRVSYHHQSLTRVNGLTSQWRIRSVGQENGDEQDKNGADSAIIKHGEGTTPMKIALPVVLERHWKNLWRRKDVFFNRLAQTPLLGALFILFFQRLTYGPAGAQDRIGVTIESTSAIAFVGLLNAMSIFPADRNLYLHEAKSSARYSPATFMITYSLVEVGFELLGGFGYGAIMNVAIGMQTSARIYFEYSISIWAMVNMGESFAMIFGSWIQTEGLTVTVVSTFLSLIGQVSGVISLSVPAWLAAIAWGTCVKAATRIQIINEAVGLEFHCTNEEISSGACVAQSGEQLLALFNWHDLDTGKFVGVMIAVCIAWRIMAWASLAARVGGIR, from the exons ATGGAGGAATGTCTGGGAGAAAACGATCAGCAAAGGCGAAGCTCTGAACCACTGCCAGATCGAGAGTCAGTACAGCCCAGTTCCAATTGCAACATCGTCGAAGATCTCGAACTTGTGCCGATCCAGCACACCGACATACCCCCGGTAACACCTTCACAAATTAACAACCCATCTACCTTGGTCAAATTagaagagcaagagagATTACACAGGGAAAACGAAGACTGGAGGAAAAACGCCCTTCTCAATTTACCACCGCCTCTGCCGTATGATTTGGTAGTGGAAAAACTTACAATAGGCGTGCCGAATCGCAAAGCTCTTAG ATGGGTACCCAGCCTATTTAAGGTCTTtgcaaagaggaaggaaaaggatgaagaggagccaggaaagccaaagaagaagtggattTTGCAAGATGTCAACTGCGAGTGCCAGAATGGAGAGGTTCTGGCAAT ACTGGGCGGTTCAGGATCAGGCAAGACGACCCTGTTGAATGCTATTGCAAATCGCGTATCCGGTTTACCCACTGCCAATGGCGAAGTGGCTTATTTCTCTGTAGAACCGCATGCGGGTGTCAGGAGAGGGATAAAACTAGAGAAAGGGCAAATGAAAAAGCGTATAGGGTTTGTGAGGCAACAGGATTTCTTGGTAGAGTGCTTAACCG TTCGAGAAACATTAACCTAT GCAGCCAAACTCAGACTCCCAAATCATTTGTCAGATGAAGCGATAAGTTTTATCGTGGAACAAACTATTGATGAGCTAGGTTTACGAGATGCCGCCGATACTGTTGTTGGTGGTCCCTTAAGAAAGGGTATATCaggtggagaaaagag GCGGTTGTCGATAGGCTGTGCCTTGGTTACTCTACCTAGCGTACTAATTCTGGAT GAACCTACATCTGGCCTGG ACGCTTTCACATCATATTTATTGCTTCTCACCTTGTCACAGCTTGCTCGTCGAGGACGAACTATCATTCTATCAATCCACGCCCCTCGTTCAGACGCTTTTGAGATTTTCGACCGAATAGCACTTTTATCCAAGGGTGAAATTGTGTATTCTGGGCTTCGGAAGGACTGCCTGGCGTGGTTTTATAGCCTTGGGCATGAAGTCGAGCGAGGAGTCAACCCGCTAG ATTTCTTGATCGACGTCTCTTCTGTTGATAATCGTACCCctgagaatgaagaggcTTCTATCGCACGCGTTCGCTCATTAGTCCAAGCTTGGAACAATCGCTCCCCAGCTCACTGGGCCGATAACCTCGAAAAAGCATCCATGCGAAGCTCAACTTCCTTCATATCCATCGATAACCTTTCACCTCAAGGAAACAATTCTGATGAGGTCTCAAGTAACGGGGTAGGCGGAGACGATGCTTCACGAGATATAGGTGCTAGGGATGAGCAACGACCGGGACTATGGAAGCAAACAAGGGTGCTGACTGCCAGGGCACATCGAAATGTATACAGAAACGTGCCCCAGTTAGTCGGATTTGCAATACAGGCGGTGTTATTAGGGGTCATCATTGGCGTAACGTACTACCAACTACCTGAA ACACCCACCGGTATTCAAAGTTTGAAAAACCTGAGTTTCCAGCTCATACCAGGTGTTTTTTATCTACAACAGGTGTTTT GGATCTATAAATTCTGTACCGACCTTGTCATCTTTGAtcgagaaagagaagaccGTCTTTAC GACGTTATCCCCTATGTACTCTCTGATTTTATTTCGTATCTCGTTCCCAGTATCTTATCACCCACCATCTATGTTGTCTTGGTCTATTTCATATCAAAGCTTCGTACAGATGAGCTGGCGGCAAATCTTTTCATCAGTATCGCATCT ACCATTCTTGTACAATTTACCACTCAGGGTTTGGCGTTGCTCTCT GTCCTTTTCGGCGGCATCCATGCTGGGAAACTCACTGAATTTATTTCAAAT TATGAGCTCCGGGTTTATATTGTAGGTCGTGTTCCAACTTTCCATAGGTGGCGTTTTGCTCAGCTTGATTTCTCCAGGACGAATGTGCCTGTGTATGTGGCATGGATCAGATGGATAAGCCCTTACTTTTACTCTTTTC TCCTAGGAATCATTGCGACGACGCAGTTTAAAGACCGAGTATTCGATTGCCCGGCAGAATCAAACGCCAATCTGAATCAA TGTCGGGGTAACAATGTCTTGAATGGCCTCAACTTTGATTACACCATCAACATTGGAGTGTGGTTTGGAGGACTGATTGGTCTTGCAATTATCGAATACGCTTTGGCATGTGTTGTTCTATGGGGATTGCCTGCTGGTGGAGTGAAACACGCCTCAGAAATTGACTCGCATCATCGTGGCAAAGAGACTGATGTGAGGGAAAGTCATATCACGAGGGATAAAATCGATGTATCT GTGAGAAATCTCAGTTTGATGTGGAAGAGACGAGGGAGAGGGCCCCTCAAGGATAGGGAAAAGATCATCTTAAATGATTTATCTTTGGATTTTCCGG CCGGTGAAGTTTCAGCGATTTTGGGACCTTCTGGAGCCGGGAAG TCAACACTCTTGCAACTGATTGCCGGAAGACAACTCAATCCAGGTCCCCTTTCACATTACACGATCTCGGGTACTCTTCTCTTCGCAAACAAGCCCGTTTCTCGTACCACCCAATCCAATGTCGCTTTCGTAGaacaagatgatgattggCATCTACCTTCACTCACTGTTCGTGAAACACTCACCTATGCTGCTATATTACGACTTCCGGTTAAGATGCCCAAGAAGCAGAAGGTTGCGAGGGCGGAAACAGTGTTGAGAATGCTGGGACTCAAGGACTGTGCAGATCTTCCGATTGGTGGGGCTTTGTTAAAAGGTATTAGTGGCGgtgagaaaagaagattgagtCTAGCTGTGCAAA TGATTAATGACCCCGCGGTCTTGGTGGTTGACGAGCC AACTTCTGGACTTGACGCTAGTATTGCTCTCGGGGTCATGCACGTTTTACGCGATATTGCGGCTACTGGACGGACAGTTATAG CTACTATTCATCAGCCACGCAGTGACATCTGGAAGCTTACTGACAACGTCACTTTGTTGGCAAAGGGAGGTACCATAGCT TATACTGGAAAACGTTCGGATGCCGTCCAGTACTTTGCTTCCATTAATCACGCCATGCCTTCCGAATTTTTCAATCCCGCCGATCACCTTTTGGATCTTGTCTCCATCGATCCTCGAGTCTCCTACCATCACCAGTCATTAACTCGAGTCAACGGCCTTACATCTCAATGGCGAATCCGATCAGTTGGACAGGAAAATGGAGATGAACAAGACAAGAATGGCGCAGACTCTGCGATTATCAAACACGGAGAAGGAACTACACCGATGAAGATAGCTTTGCCTGTCGTGTTGGAGAGACACTGGAAAAATCTATGGAGGCGCAAGGATGTGTTTTTCAACAGACTAGCGCAGACCCCGTTATTGGGAGCATTGTTTATTTTATTCTTCCAAAGGCTTACTTATGGACCAGCAG GTGCTCAAGATCGAATCGGTGTCACTATTGAGTCCACTTCAGCAATCGCTTTCGTCGGTCTTCTCAATGCCATGTCAATATTCCCTGCCGATAGGAATCTCTACCTTCACGAGGCTAAGTCTTCTGCTCGGTACTCACCGGCAACCTTTATGATTACTTACTCTTTGGTCGAGGTTGGATTTGAGTTGCTGGGCGGGTTCGGCTACGGTGCTATC ATGAACGTCGCTATAGGTATGCAGACTTCAGCAAGAATATATTTCGAATACTCCATATCGATCTGGGCAATGGTCAATATGGGTGAAAGTTTTGCTATGATCTTTGGAAGCTGGATTCAGACGGAAGGCTTGACCGTAAC AGTCGTTTCCACTTTTCTCTCACTCATTGGACAAGTCAGTGGTGTCATATCGCTATCTGTGCCTGCTTGGTTGGCAGCC ATTGCCTGGGGTACATGCGTTAAAG CCGCGACGAGAATTCAAATTATCAACGAGGCTGTCGGTTTAGAATTCCATTGTACCAATGAGGAAATTTCATCAGGAGCATGTGTGGCTCAAAGTGGCGAGCAACT TCTTGCATTATTCAACTGGCACGATCTTGACACGGGGAAGTTTGTGGGGGTCATGATCGCTGTATGTATAGCGTGGAGGATTATGGCCTGGGCATCTTTGGCGGCGAGGGTTGGAGGAATCAGATAG
- a CDS encoding hypothetical protein (HMMPfam hit to Glyco_hydro_31, Glycosyl hydrolases family 31, score: 985.2, E(): 1.9e-293) — translation MTLLFQFLTLLLPILAGAIPAYRPATLESFQLRDQSSWAVASQQPDFSGDVTQCKGYAINSDSVRQTSTGGISAQLDLITYCSAYGTDIPSLTLSVEYETSSRLHVHIYDTPVKQFQIDDNILPRPKRTLFGTDSADKSDLKFDYENSPFAFWVTRKSDGEILFDTRKDGIPIHEDPSDILGSPSNYTVMPAHPLVFEDQYLQLSSKLPVGANIYGLGEAVSGSGYRRNSSSTVQTMWARDIADPVDENLYGTHPFYMEVRYNETSCTLASHGVFLRNSNGMDVVLRDGAIQYRVIGGTLDLYFVSGPSPNDVTEQYVSTVGLPQSMPEWSFGFHLCRWGYTSANDTLSVVNRMRDAGIPLETQWNDIDWMRSYREFQFDQNYGEVDYRNLVETLHSRNQHYIPIFDAAIGHPLNATDRFDVYDKGHELGVWMRNPDGTEYVGAVWPTFAVFPDWFHPKMQEVWTEAFYNYSQIVDFDGIWLDMNEPSSFVDGSASNSTMSLENTTVIPPDYSTVAFPTDWPEGYSNVTGISGNVTVDGALTYGADGDAAKNTALRRSLIGRDDVLTIPYVDVPPYPINNGYGRLSAKTVSPNATHYGGLQEYSVHNLWGSMEEDATNNMFLALKPGKRPFMVSRSTFAGSGRKTAHWLGDNFSTFAYMKRSIQGVLQFNLFGIPMVGPDVCGFNGNTDEELCNRWMQLGAFFPFFRNHNIKSAISQEPYVWDSVRDASIKAINARYQMLPYWSTLFAKSSLAGTPAVIPLFHEFPSPSYLDNDYQFLIGPSVLVTPVLQPNESTVVGQFPTMNDVFWVDWWTHCKLDTSSGEDVTLDLPLGNIGVHVRSGSALLLYDEPGYTVKETKDNGYAILVVLDGKGYAEGDAKIDDGESLPVTEQTCLTFKSTDSCKLSSTAVGSYTIAGKLKTITIVGVWTEPSEVTLNGSKVQDSQVEYDKSLGRIKITGLVQDLNSAWELMW, via the exons ATGACTCTTTTATTCCAGTTTCTCACCTTGCTTCTCCCCATACTGGCAGGAGCCATTCCTGCATACAGGCCTGCCACCCTCGAGTCTTTCCAACTACGAGATCAAAGCAGCTGGGCCGTTGCCAGTCAGCAACCTGACTTCTCTGGTGATGTCACACAGTGCAAGG GCTACGCCATTAATTCTGATTCAGTCAGGCAAACATCCACAGGTGGAATCTCTGCTCAGCTCGACTTAATTACCTACTGTTCCGCGTATGGCACAGACATTCCATCTCTTACCCTTTCCGTTGAGTACGAGACTTCATCGCGACTACATGTCCACATCTATGACACTCCTGTCAAGCAATTCCAGATTGATGACAACATCTTACCTCGCCCGAAACGAACCCTCTTTGGGACAGATAGTGCCGACAAATCGGATCTCAAGTTCGACTACGAGAACAGTCCTTTTGCTTTCTGGGTCACTCGGAAGTCAGATGGCGAGATCTTATTCGATACCAGAAAGGATGGTATCCCCATTCATGAAGACCCTTCAGACATCTTGGGGTCTCCTAGCAACTACACAGTTATGCCTGCTCATCCGCTCGTCTTTGAGGATCAATATCTGCAGTTGAGCTCCAAATTGCCTGTCGGAGCGAACATCTACGGCTTGGGCGAAGCTGTT TCCGGAAGTGGCTACCGCAGGAACTCGAGCTCCACCGTGCAGACTATGTGGGCAAGAGA TATCGCTGACCCTGTCGATGAAAACCTTT ACGGTACTCATCCCTTCTACATGGAGGTAAGGTATAATGAGACTTCCTGCACTCTTGCTTCACATGGCGTATTCTTGCGAAA CTCGAATGGTATGGACGTTGTCCTCCGAGATGGTGCTATTCAATACCGAGTCATTGGTGGCACACTCGACCTCT ACTTCGTTTCCGGTCCAAGCCCCAACGATGTAACCGAACAATACGTATCCACCGTCGGCCTTCCGCAATCCATGCCTGAATGGTCCTTTGGATTCCATCTTTGTCGATGGGGTTATACTTCCGCCAACGACACTCTCTCAGTTGTCAATAGGATGAGAGACGCTGGGATTCCTTTGGAGAC ACAATGGAATGACATCGACT GGATGAGGA GCTACAGAGAATTCCAATTTGACCAGAACTATGGAGAGGTCGATTACCGAAACCTAGTGGAGACTCTTCACTCTCGCAACCAGCACTAC ATTCCCATATTCGACGCGGCTATCGGTCATCCGCTCAATGCTACGGATAGG TTCGATGTATATGACAAGGGTCACGAACTTGGAGTTTGGATGAGAAACCCTGATGGTACTGAGTACGTCGGTGCCGTCTGGCCAACTTTCGCCGTCTTCCCAG ACTGGTTCCACCCCAAGATGCAGGAGGTTTGGACAGAGGCCTTCTACAATTACTCCCAGATTGTCGATTTTGACGGTATCTGGCTTGAT ATGAATGAACCGTCATCTTTCGTCGACGGTTCTGCCAGCAACTCTACAATGTCTTTGGAGAATACCACAGTCATTCCTC CCGATTATTCTACCGTCGCATTCCCTACTGACTGGCCTGAGGGTTATTCAAATGTGACTGGCATCAGCGGTAACGTC ACTGTAGATGGCGCCCTCACTTACGGTGCAGATGGCGACGCCGCTAAGAACACCGCTCTTCGTCGTTCCCTCATCGGTCGAGACGATGTTCTCACCATTCCTTACGTTGACGTCCCTCCCTACCCTATTAACAACGGTTACGGGAGATTATCCGCCAAGACAGTCAGCCCTAACGCTACCCATTATGGAGGTCTTCAAGAATACAGTGTTCATAATCTTTGGGGTTccatggaagaggatgctACGAACAACATGTTCTTAGCCTTAAAGCCTGGGAAGAGGCCATTCATGGTTTCTCGATCTACGTTTGCCGGCAGT GGTCGAAAGACCGCCCATTGGCTCGGTGACAACTTCTCCACTTT TGCCTATATGAAGAGGTCTATCCAAGGCGTCTTACAGTTCAACTTGTTCGGTATC CCCATGGTTGGCCCTGACGTCTGTGGCTTTAATGGCAACACGGACGAAGAGCTTTGTAACCGATGGATGCAACTTGGTGCTTTCTTCCCATTTTTCAGGAACCACAACATCAA ATCTGCAATTAGCCAAGAGCCTTATGTTTGGGACTCTGTCCGTGATGCCAGTATCAAGGCCATCAACGCTAGGTATCAGATGTTGCCTTACTGGTCGACATTATTCGCCAAGTCCTCTCTTGCCGGAAC TCCTGCCGTTATTCCCCTCTTCCATGAGTTCCCCTCCCCCAGTTACCTTGACAACGACTACCAGTTCCTCATTGGTCCCTCTGTACTTGTCACTCCAGTACTTCAACCTAACGAGTCAACTGTAGTTGGCCAATTCCCCACCATGAATGATGTTTTCTGGGTTGATTGGTGGACTCACTGTAAACTTGACACTTCTTCCGGCGAAGATGTTACTCTCGATTTGCCTCTCGGAAACATAGGTGTGCACGTCAGGAGTGGTAGTGCTTTGTTGCTCTACGACGAGCCTGGTTATACTGTCAAGGAGACAAAAGATAATGGTTACGCTATACTGGTCGTGCTTGACGGCAAAGGTTACGCGGAAGGCGATGCCAAaattgatgatggtgaaagTTTGCCTG TCACCGAACAGACTTGCCTCACATTTAAATCCACTGATTCCTGCAAACTCTCTTCCACAGCTGTCGGCAGCTACACCATTGCTGGCAAGCTCAAGACTATTACCATTGTTGGTGTTTGGACTGAACCTTCCGAAGTCACCCTCAACGGTAGCAAGGTCCAAGATAGCCAGGTTGAGTATGACAAGAGCTTAGGCAGAATCAAAATTACCGGTCTTGTTCAGGACCTCAATTCTGCCTGGGAGCTTATGTGGTAA